One genomic segment of Patescibacteria group bacterium includes these proteins:
- a CDS encoding Rrf2 family transcriptional regulator, whose amino-acid sequence MKISKKSQYGVRAMVYLAKNALKDKVCPIKEISEKEEIPFDFLEKIISELEKAGLVKAKKGVQGGYFLAKEPKNITAGEIVRVLESTVPVSCAGCQMARICSAKSVWEKVQDSLESTLDSVTLADLIKKNGKKK is encoded by the coding sequence ATGAAAATCTCAAAGAAATCACAATATGGAGTTCGGGCAATGGTTTATTTGGCAAAGAATGCTCTGAAAGATAAAGTTTGTCCAATAAAAGAAATCTCTGAAAAAGAAGAGATTCCTTTTGATTTTTTAGAGAAGATAATTTCAGAGTTAGAAAAAGCAGGTTTGGTAAAAGCTAAGAAAGGTGTTCAAGGGGGATATTTTTTGGCTAAAGAGCCAAAAAATATTACAGCAGGGGAGATTGTTAGGGTTTTGGAGAGCACGGTGCCAGTTAGTTGCGCAGGATGCCAAATGGCAAGAATATGTTCAGCGAAAAGTGTTTGGGAGAAAGTCCAGGATTCTTTAGAATCCACTTTAGATTCTGTAACTTTAGCAGATTTAATTAAAAAAAATGGCAAGAAAAAATAA